The Bacillus rossius redtenbacheri isolate Brsri chromosome 5, Brsri_v3, whole genome shotgun sequence region TAGCCTGAGACTACAGATAACTTATCTTTGGGCAGTAAACTATTCACACCTCTAAAACTCAGGGAAGCTGGGTACATATAATAATGATTGTTTGATCTGCATTTGTATTCAATTTAAacgtaaattataattttgatttcaaaaatgATAGGTTTATTCCACAatttctgatttctaactaaaactgaTTTCTTGCGACTGCGtgttcaatgtgtgcattgcatgttcattgcatgtgcggtgtgtacattgtgtgtccaATGTTTGTATTACATGTtttttgtgtgttcattgcgtgtccagtgtgtactgtgtctctattgcatgtccagtgcgtgtattgtgtgtccattgagtgtcctgtgtgtgtattgcatgtccattgtgtgtccagtgtgtaaaTTTTGTGTCCATTGGTGTCCAGTGTCTGTATTGTGAGTTCATTGCATGTAAATTGTGTATTGCACGtcctgtgtgtattttttatctGTTGCCTGTGTACTGTGTGGTCACTGCCTATCAAGTGTGTTTATTGAGTGTCAATTGCGTGTCAAGTTTGTGTATTGAATGTTATATGTGTGTATTGAGTGTCCTTTGTGTGTATTGCGTGACCATTGCATGCCCGTATGTGTATTTTGTGTTCACTGCACATCCATTGCTTGTGTACTGTATGTTTGACATGCGTGTGTACtgcgtgtgttcattgcgtgttaaGTGTGTTAATAATGTGTCATTTGtattaaaatgtttgtatattgggtgtccattgcgtgtcctgtgtgtccaGCTTTAGTTACTCATATCACTGACCGAGTAGTGAACTAAGGACGGGAATTGATTGAGtcaatcatttttttaatgattaatatttaataatttttttctggaaactATAGGTCAattttacgaatttccaagatgctGGCCAATaagtcatcatcggcttactggtgTCTGTtagatgagaattttttttattttttttaggattttcacaaattaaaattagATGAATATTTTGGTTtacctaaaataaacattttatgatCGAGTAAGGATCCAACCAAGCAGTATTTTCTATCAaatcaattataatttaattaagttatttttttaatttgggaaTATTTCCGactttcctggtttattattacgaatttccaagatggtggtcgatatgtcatcatcggcttaatggaggctggtagatgatgaTTATAAgcctattttaatatttttatcattttaaattcattaaatattttttttacctagatcatttttttatttggatcgAGTAAGTAAAGAAAATACATAATCAATTGaatcaataataatattaataagtgatttttttgacgaattttggaattttccctgaATTTTTAACTTAATCAATACAAATTTTGAAGGTGGCGCCCAAGACTACTGACAAGgtggtgattaaaaaaaatacaagtccgattatgtgtgtgtgttatttttatacgCCTTATTTAAATCTCTGTTTTTTAATCGCTCTATGCCCATGTGGTTAAAGGTATATGTTTAACAACGCAGTGGTCAAAGCGGTCATGGtccgaatcacagtgcttccaatgtaatttgtataaaaatattaatttaatatgtctgAAAGGACCAAAACAGCATTGTTGGGTTATGGAACATTTACCTCatatgcatgagacagagcgatgctggcactttctaggaacaaacaccaGCAACAAAGTTGGAGGAATGAAAGTTGGCAGCCTCCaccagaacagaaaaaaataatgatgggGGTCGTGACATTATCTAACATGGCGgcatctagcagacgaaaacaagatggtggccatgacTTCAGAATCAAAAACGTGGTTGTGATTTCAGATTGAAGATGGTGGGAGTGACATtaggattcaagatggcggccgtaacgaatatTGCAACTTTTAAAAATCAAAGATGGTGACCATAGCGAAATTGCAACTATGAAGTCATATTATAGATGGCATACGTAACGAAAAGTTTTTGAATAGTGAGTGGGGCACTtcatttcaagatggcagaatcCAAGAAGGTGGCTGGGGTCAAaaaaaaggtcaaggtcataaaagatggccgccatgatgtcagaATATacgatggcggaccggctccacGGCTTCACACCCTGGACCGTGTTTCCAGACCTATATTTGTATGCAAttccaaaaaattcacaaaatgtttcattagatagtttaaaattttgtttaacagTGTATTTTTAAAGGGTGTTTGTTCGACAAATTATATACCAAAAACATTTTAATCAGTATTCATGCTCATAGTTGTTCGTTATGCTGGGAACAATCCTGCATGAAAAGAAGAAGTCCAAATAAACAAATAGACTTACATTCCAgagaaataaatttgaatatactagaaaaaaatcaataaatcttgcaaaaaggttttaatttttaattattttaattatacattaaatagtacaaattatgtttattttttttagtttaccaaagaAATGAAAAAGTTTTCTGATTATGAAGGTGAGGAATGTGCCATTTGGTTTACATAGAGAGTTTTGATATAATCCCGCATGTGTGCCTAATgcgatatatttatttttgtttttgactGTGAATTTGGATTTgaatgatttgtgaaaaattttttttattttttttacaaatgttaagcaaaaaaagtaaaaaattattttatatgttagTAAAGTTTTGGTAACAATATTATTCTGATAtttcatttaatgtttatttaagatAGTATTGAAACCATGTCTTGTTCAGAAGAAATAATCTTACGAATGTTATCAATTcgaaagaaaaatttatatttattataagatacagtataataacataatttcgTAGAAAAAAAGAAAGACATCAATACAATCCAAGCGGCTTGAAAATTATTTGACTGTATGATTTTGTCCACATTTAAACATATATTACTATAACGTACAATTAGAACTATAGATAAATATAACACAACGTTACGATTTAAGTagcttgaaaaaattatttcactgtatGATTTTGTCCACATTTaaacatatattattataaattaattcaacAACTTTAAGATACTTCGATGAACCCAAACTATGCACTAGTTTTCCTACATAATATTcgcttgtaattttttattataatataactattcctaaatatgtttaaaactaTATATGATACACAGCATTTtgatgttacaaaatattttaaaactgtatttaattacaaGTAGAACAAACctttcatacaaaaaaaagtgattaggtttttgttaaaatattaaatattatcacAACCTgtaataatattgaaaactgtCGTATTTTAGAGTCATATTCACAGATTTGTGTAAGTATGACATTTTCAAGCAAAAGAGAAGTAAAATTACAAGTGGATGCTTAAgactaatataaataaattatttggctATGAAAGGTGATGCAAATTCCATCATTGAGTCATCTAATCAGAGGAACAAAAACAACTATTTTTAGTAGCATAAGCGCAATATGTCAGTTGGACTTAGCCACAGAAGTATTTTATGACACATTTTTACATTGAAAACGTTTAAACTTGCACgaaaaaaattttctaaataaaaaattatgtttgaaaaaaataaaaaattaaatttgttagggataaatatattaaatttgaaactaatttatttaaaaacaattctgtGTGAACTCATTTTATTTTTGGCATTCGGAATACGTAATTTTAGTATACTATTTCCAttgtgtgaaaataaaaaaaaaattattcgcactatataatttaaatttgcacACGAATCaatgatataaatatatttgccGTGCCAGAAGAAATAACGCAAACTTTAATACAAACACAAAAAGGTATAACTTGCAACTGCAGTGAAGTGAGTTGACGCGATGGGCTCACCCGTGGCGGCTGTGAAGACGCCCTCCTCGGCCAGGTCGTTGAGGCCGACGTACACCTGGTTCTTGAGCGCGGCCCCCGCGGCGACCCGGGGGAACCTGGAGAACACGTCCAGCAGCGCGGCGACCTTCTCCGGGGAGTCCACTGTGGCCAGGCGCGCGCCCTCCTGCTCGCACCTGGCCCGGGCGAGCCTCCACGGCAGAGACACCTCCGACAGCCTGATGACCCCGGCACGGCCGTAGTCCAGGTACCCCGTCATCCGTCCGCTGCTGAACCACGCCTGCGGTCCGCCTGTCCTTGTCCTCCTCTCTGGTAGCTGGTTGCCGCCTGGAAGCTTCCTTCCAGACCTCTCCTGATGAACCTGGTGTCCACTGTCGGCACCCACCACACGGTCATCATCTGCTGGGTGGATCGACTCCTCTTCGTCTCCTGAATACACCTTGCTTCTGGCAAACAATTTAAAAGCATTGTTTACCACCCTCCTTTCATTGGTTAACTCAGAAGTTTGAAATGGCATTTCATCGACATCACTTGTTTCAAGAGCGCTGCTCTGTGGAATATCAACATTGCCAACGTTGATCGGTATTTCCAAGTCACTTGAGGTTGTGTGTTCAATTGATGTATCTAGAAATAAAGTGTAAAActcataaaacacaaaaaagtaCTCCTCAAATAACAAAGcagtattattgttttttttttcactttttcagAAATAACTTGCAATACATAAATGTATATGAATTGTTAggtttaatttaaacattttaattataaaaattaataaattctaaCATAAAAGTAAAAACTCTTAAAATTCGTTTAGACttctttataatatattttttttaaatagacatttttctaaatttaaagaattttacatttACTCAGTTCAAGTTAAGTATGTATGAATGTACATTTATGTTTTGGAATATTACccttataaataaacaatttaaaaacttagaccATAATCACTGATATATATTCTATATTTCACTCTACGGTGTACCAATGCAGAACGTTTGAAAATTGATTAGCTAAATTATAATGGGTTGCAGGGAGttccacaaaaataattttttaaacacatatttggAAATGTATCTCTCTAAAGATTTCACTACAAGAAGTAgcgaaaaaatttgaatttcgcgcacATATAGCCATCATTACTGTTATCAGAAACATGATCGCAGCGTAGTCATTCATCTTGTTCAGGTCTCGGCAAGAAGTAAGCGACGAGCAGGCTACCTACACCTAGAGTTAAGCGGCCCATACAAGTACGAGTCTGGCGAGGCAAGCTCGCCGAGATAGACTCGCGAGCCCTACTCGTACGCTTATGGGCCGCTTGAAGGGAAGGAGCCCTTTACACGTTAGAGTCTGGATCGGTGAACTTGGGTCGGAAGTCAGACTCGGATATTTTTCACCAAACACGATTCGAACATATTCCAAACTTTTCTCTTAGATTACATACCTACTCTGAAATGAGTTTATCAAATCAAGAATTAAAAAGTCGCACTACAGTAGCTAGAAGtggttgcaataaaaaaaaagatcatacatttaaatttaatgaacTTTATTTCAATATGACAGTCCTGACgaccacaaaaaattattttagtattaatGATGAAATAAGCGGTATTTGCTCGAAAAAAGCATTTCCGTTTATGGATAGAACGAGACAATGACTATGATGCAACATGCTATATAATGTGAAGAACTTCTTGCATTGACAATTCTGCTTCTCACAACAGGGCGTTCATTTGAAGATCTCAAGCTAACCACCATAATATCACCTCAAGCATTGGGAAAATTATTCCGTAAACCTGCAAGGCAATTTACTGAGCTCTCAAAGCAGAATATTTCAAGGTGaggaaaattttttgtaacaaactagcacgtaatataattatttgtttaactcATTACTTATATACAAAATTTGGTATTCGTTCATTTGCTATAGTTTAAATATGAATGGCTGTTATTGTATTTATTGTCAATATTTCTCATTTAACTCACTTTTTTCATTCTATATGTAGGTCGAAATACTCGCTTTCGTTTGTTGGGGGCTTCGCCCAAAAAACACCCGAATGTGGTCTTTAGCTgtatagtttgtgaaaaaatacatgtttttattgttttaaattttaatataactaaaaaaCTAAAAGGCAGTTATGGGGACTGTCGAGAGAAGTGGaaacttaaaaaatttgtgatatgacataatttctacgttaaatgtacgtaagaaaatgattttggtattatatcactagcatgtaaGTGACacaaacccataagttttgcccctaccaataataactttaaaattagaataaaggaagttttataattgaaaaataaagaaatatgaaCTTCAATCCACAAATAATATACATCACAtctcataaatcaataacctgtcatttgaagaaattcactacgtaaataaataaacaaaagaaaaacataacctcaaattaACTTCCTATTTAAAAATAGCTAAtgctcgcaatatgtaccacaaaATAACGTTAAAATATTcttggaaaataataaaaataaaaacttgtattttgaaaattagaataaatgaagaattatccttgaaaaaaaaaaactatgaacttaaatccataaataataaacattcactacgaaaataaataaacaaaagaatatCGCTGAACGCGGTCATTTTAACTTCACCTACTGCTACTACAGAATGTTGGcaacgcgaactcacaagattttacccatccaaaaaaaaattcaacacgcaCATAATACAGTCGATTATAggtatacaatgtattagtgtatatatgcgtatacatgtacacaggccactGCACGTCGCTAGTCTTGCGCAACActtcactagcatgtcggtgacgcgaacacaTAAGTTTTGCCGCTACCAAAAATGGCTCAACGCTGCTTAAGTAGATTgtacttcaaaaaatattatttattttaatgttttaagatcaaatgaaaattttatatttggcaGGAATTTGCGCACTTGCAAATtactaaaatatcttaaatttgaTAATTGTAAGTGCCGCATTAGTATGGGGGAAAATAAAGGGAAAGAAAGCATAagatcttattttataataagtTTTTTAGTAACAGTAAATGATGATACGATAAATCTCAataggaaaaagttaaaaatcttaattttgaTAGGGCAACCGTAGTTAAGCATGGAAATTTTTAGAATCATTCGTGAAAATATTAGAATATTTACCGTGTAGCTAAGAATGTATCTTAGATATCACAGACGTATAGACGATAAGGAAATAGACCAAAATTTTATCTCTCACTAAATCTGATAAAATGGTTCAATCGGAGGTTTCATAAGTGTTACTGTTCGTCCACAAAGAATATCCCTAAAAAAAAGTGTGCATCGTTATAGTCCATTGTTTTTCTTCCacataggaaataaaaaaaatatactaggGGAATTTGAACTATTGTAAGAGACGATGTAAAAAAACATTCATAACTGTACTTTATAGATTATATTTTAAGCTCTACACATTTGTATTGGTTTAAAAAGTTTTCAAGCATTTAAAGATCCGTAGCTGTATTAATACGTTTCTGAGATAGGTATTTCCccagttaatatgtttaaatatttttacattgttctAAATATAACTGATATAATGAATGCGGATAAAATACTTGATGGTCAACGGCACAGGATAGAGAAGTCAAATGCATTAAAGATATTCGCTGGTTTTTGCAGGAACATCGTCATAGCTGGGTTTTAGCCCCAATATCCGTAACAGTTGTTAAACTTCTTAGAATAATGGGATTTTGTAGAAGAACATAATGATTACATACAATTATACATCTTTTATTGAAATGCCTTAATTTGGTTTTGCACATTATATTTTAGATGGAATAAATATTAATCTTTATTCTTGTTTATTCTACTACAAGTAATGAAATAGATTTTGTCATGGGAAACAGGGTTGTTCCAGGTATATGGGTGACATATAAAATTGCAATTGTCCACAACATTtgctaaatttatattaataaataaagttagatttttgtaattttattggttttttaAATAGGGGTGTTTTAGAATGatttaactaataaaaaattatgttgtggTCCCCACCTATCGAATGTTAACTTACATTCTGGGAATCACAAATTTAGTGTCTAAATGCTCCAATTGCTGGACAAATTTAGGGCTAGGAAcctaaaaagttttgaaaattctGGTATAAAAGAAATTTTATAGAGTTGAAATTAttgtaatggaaaaaaatatgtgaTATTTTATTCTTTGCAGTTATatttcttttataagcccacaaAACATAATCTAACAAACCGttaatttatttacagtattttgaaTGTAGTTAGCCTAACGTAACGAACTTTCAGAATGTTTAACATAGTTTCAAACTTCCTTAACGACCCAAACGTTCATTTTATTTGCAAGTTATATAATTAGTGAAATAGCACAATCCTGAATTTATTGAATAAGAAcagcaattatttaaaaatttgtaaaaaaaattatattaattgtttgtgtataattcgtaacaatatacGTTTACCGATGTGAAATAACGGAATTTGCTTTCAGCTTAGATAAGTGACTTTTAACAACCAACACGTAAATCATTTATGTGTAACCTTTTTCGAACACGGCCTAAAATATCATgcaatgttacacattaaaaaaaaaaggaacgggATGCGGATTGTTTAAACTTTTAGTGTGCCAAACTTCCAACATTTTCTTTCCTATCTTGTTAAATCTACCTCAACCTGAACACGTGCACGCTTTCAGTAGCAACGTTAACATAGTAGAAAATCGCATATTATATTTATAAGATATGGCACACGCACAAAACATTCAGTTTGAAACGTTGAGGACGCGATTATGTTTCAATACCTTTCCGCAGCAAACAATACATCGGTCACAGGagggaaaaacattttttttttcagttttaacatGTTGTTTTATCTTACAAATAAACAAACGTTGTTACGATTGTGAAAACAAGTGTAAAATGGTGTCATGGAAAGTCGCTGGCTGGTTATAACAGGagcatttttttcatttataatataCTATAGAGTTTTTTTTGTCAATAAATGTGTTAACAATTATTCGTGGTTATATCGTTTAGACGATTTTCCATCATCTTAAACAATAGTTTTGCTATGACGATTCCTCTATAACAATACTTCGATGGCGTGGCTGGACATATGtaagatagtttttattttattttcggtgGTTGAAATATAAAAGCTCAAAATTTTCGGTATATTCCTGTCGGTTACGGACTAAGATCTACATCCTATCAGAATTTCGAGTTTCTAGCTTGTCTAAGAGTAggttacagttttattaaatgAGTCAGTCATTGAATCTTACGTTAGGctgtatatatattaagatattttttacaaatgcaTTGTTTATGTCCTCACAGAAAAAAAAGACTAATATGGAAAAAGAATTGAGATAATCATTGGAATGTTTTTACGATTTGATAattaaaattggttttatttataaaaacaaaaattaacttatcaTTATTcacaattcctaaaaaaaatatacagtacgataaaattataaaaattaacaattgaTTGTTAAAATAttcttcataaaaatttaataattgtgcTTTGTAATACactattttgagaatttttttttaccagttcaTGTGCTTAGAACTGCGCTGCATGGTTGGAAGGAAGGACAACACCTGACAATTCACGCGAGCTTCCGTCTGCGGAAGTCAAGCCAAGCCAGACTCGAGCCAGGCTCGTACGTGTGGCACACTTACGCCACACACACTAGCAACCAGCAGTCTGGTGTATCGCAAACTTACGCCACACAAACTTGCAACCAGCAGTCTGGTGTATGGAAAACTTACGCCACACAAACTTGCAACCAGCAGTCTGGTGTATGGCAAACTTACGCCACACACAAGAGCAACCAGCAGTCTGGTGTATGGCACACTTACGCCATATACACTAGCAGCCAACAGTCTAGTGTAAGGCTCACTTACGCCAAACACACTAGCAACCAACAGTCTAGTGTACGGCACACATACTCTACACACATTAGCAACCAGCAGTCTGGTGTACGGCACACTGGATTGTTCATGTGGCAGGTCATCATGATTGGCTTATGCCAATTAAAACTAAGTTAATAGTTTAGGCTGTGTTTGAGGTCAATTACGCAGTTTAGTACTTGCGATGTTCCTTACTTTACTTGTCCTTGAAGCGTACTTCATTTATCTGGACGGCATCAATATTTTACCTCTTGAAATGGTG contains the following coding sequences:
- the LOC134531638 gene encoding uncharacterized protein LOC134531638; its protein translation is MMRMWYLKHHIILVTTYFLTCGTSATSLNCSDAEVTYRDMNISGSNNKTGVWKTTLGSIKVVVEHDGKPQLRSLDTGYWEVKIKVSSTVCGRQKSDRDETLLKDTSIEHTTSSDLEIPINVGNVDIPQSSALETSDVDEMPFQTSELTNERRVVNNAFKLFARSKVYSGDEEESIHPADDDRVVGADSGHQVHQERSGRKLPGGNQLPERRTRTGGPQAWFSSGRMTGYLDYGRAGVIRLSEVSLPWRLARARCEQEGARLATVDSPEKVAALLDVFSRFPRVAAGAALKNQVYVGLNDLAEEGVFTAATGELFRPWNTSVWFPGEPDNADGDEDCVTFHTQGRLRDVPCRFSLPFFCELDEETTP